TCCTCCGCACCACCGACGACGGGCGCGGCGTGATCAGCCTGCTCGAGCTGCCGAACCTGCAGGACCGGCCGGCGCTGTTCTCCACCTTCCTCATGTGGATGCTGGCCGACCTCTTCCACGACCTGCCGGAGGAGGGCGACCTCGACAAGCCCAAGCTGGTCTTCTTCTTCGACGAGGCGCACCTGCTCTTCAACGACGCCTCCGACGCCTTCCTCGACCAGATCGCCCAGACGGTGCGGCTGATCCGGTCGAAGGGGGTCGGCGTCTTCTTCGTGACCCAGTCGCCCACCGACGTGCCCGACGAGGTGCTGGCCCAGCTCGGCTCGCGCATCCAGCACCAGCTCCGCGCGCACACGCCCAACGACGCGAAGGCGCTCAAGGCGACCGTCAACACCTACCCGAACAGCGACTACGAGGACCTCGGCGAGGTCATCACGTCGCTCGGCATCGGCGAGGCCGTCGTGACCGTGATGAACGAGCGCGGCGCGCCGACCCCCGTGGCGTGGACCCGCCTGCGCGCCCCGGAGTCGCTGATGGACCCGGCGCCGACGGCCCAGATGGAGGCGGCGGTGGCGGCGTCGCCGCTGACCGCGAAGTACGCCGAGGCGATCGACCGCGAGTCCGCCCGCGAGCTGCTCGCCAAGAAGCTCGAGGAGGGCGCGCGCAAGGCCGCCGAGGACGCCCGGGTCAAGGAGATGGCCCGTGAGCAGAAGAACGAGCGGGTCACGAAGAAGTCGACGCCGAAGGCGGCCAAGGAGGACGACGGCCTGGTCATGGACGTCGTGAAGTCGCGGGCCTTCAAGGACTTCATGAGCACCGCCGCCCGGGAGATCGCGCGGGGGATGTTCAAGAGCGGGCGGCGGTAGGTGCTGCTCCCGGGGTCTGGAGTCCCCGGATATCCGGTGACCGCCGTGCTTATAGGTGGAGATCTCCACCTGTAGGTACGGAACTCGGGTGCAAAGCCCGGCTCGAGCGACGTACGACGGCCCTCCCGCAGCCGAGCGTCATACGGACCGTCAGCCATGGGCGCGGTTCGTATGACGTACACAGGGCCCCTGGGAGCTGCTGCCGTCTGGAGTCCCCGGATATCCGGTGACCGCCGTGCTGACAGGTCGAGATCTCCACCTGTAGGTACGGAACTCGGGTGCAAAGCCCCGGCTCGAGCAGGCGTACGACGACCCTCCCGCAGCCGAGCGTCAGACGAACCGGAACGCATGGGCGCGGCTTCGTCTGACGCAGCGGGGGATCACAAGCAACACCCCGGGTCACATCGTCGCGTCGAGCCAGGCCAGCTGCGCTGTCTGGGTCCCCCCGTCGCGGGTGACCACGCGCGCCCGGCCCTCGGGGGCGGGCTGGGGGCGCAGGTTGCCGATGAGGATGCCCTCGTCGCGCGGGCCGGAGAGCATCACGCCGGGCATGGCGAGGTCGCGCAGCGACTGGATCACCGGCTCGTAGAGGGCGCGGGACGCACCACCGGTGCGTCGCGCCACCACCACGTGGAGGCCGACGTCGCGGGCCTGCGCCATCAGCGGCTGGAGCGAGGAGACGGGCGAGGACTGCTGGGTGGCGACGAGGTCGTAGTCGTCGACCACCACGAAGACCTCGGCGCCGGTCCACCACGACCGGTTGCGCAGCTGGTCCGGGGTGACGTCGGGCCCGGGGATGCGGCCCTCGAGGTAGCTCGCGATGTCCTTGAGCGTCGGTGTCGCCTGGGTGGCGGACGTGAGGTAGTTGAGGAGGTACTCGTCGGGGACCTCGCCGAGCAGCGAGCGCCGGTAGTCGACGAGGACGATCTGCGCCTCCTTGGGCGTGCGGGTGCGCATGATCTCGTGGACGTACGTCCGCAGCAGGGCGCTCTTGCCCGACTGGCCGTCGCCGAAGATGAGCATGTGCGGCTCGGCGTCGACGTCGAGGCCGATGGGGGCGAGCTCTTTCTCGTTGATCCCGAGCAGGACGTGCCGCTCGGGCACCTGGCGCCGCACGGCGTCCTCGCGGATGGCCTCGAGCGTGACCATCTCTGGCAGCAGTCGCAGCTTGGGTCCCTCGGGGCCCTTCCAGGCAGCGGCCATCTTGTCGATGAGGTCGTCGACGCCGTCGCCGAGCGTGTCGGCGCTGCCGTCTCCGTCGATGCGGGGGAGTGCGCCGAGGAAGTGCAGCTTGGAGGGCACGAGGCCGCGGCCGGGGCGGCCGACGGGCACGAGCGCGGCGACCTTGCGGTCGACCTCC
This genomic stretch from Nocardioides renjunii harbors:
- a CDS encoding helicase HerA-like domain-containing protein — protein: MTETPAAEPTPPPAAPAEDAPAPSDPIAEAVAAGYSFEGAALELGGLMLDADRLADVHVRIPLAMLNRHGLVAGATGTGKTKTLQLLAEQLSANGVPVFAADIKGDLSGLGVPGEASDKLTARTASVGQEWTATGFPTELYAIGGEGVGVPVRVTMSAFGPTLLAKVLGLNETQESSLGLVFYYCDKQGLPLLDLADLRAVLQYLTGDAAGTAELKTIGGLSPQTAGVILRELVAFEAQGADVFFGEPELETKEFLRTTDDGRGVISLLELPNLQDRPALFSTFLMWMLADLFHDLPEEGDLDKPKLVFFFDEAHLLFNDASDAFLDQIAQTVRLIRSKGVGVFFVTQSPTDVPDEVLAQLGSRIQHQLRAHTPNDAKALKATVNTYPNSDYEDLGEVITSLGIGEAVVTVMNERGAPTPVAWTRLRAPESLMDPAPTAQMEAAVAASPLTAKYAEAIDRESARELLAKKLEEGARKAAEDARVKEMAREQKNERVTKKSTPKAAKEDDGLVMDVVKSRAFKDFMSTAAREIARGMFKSGRR